The following DNA comes from Thermodesulfobacteriota bacterium.
ACCAAATAAGCAACGAAGATTTTACGGCCTGGGAGTCAGAACATGGCAACATCCCGGATAATGCCATTGTTCTCCTGCACACCGGCTACGGCCGTTACTGGCCGGATAGGGTCAAATACATGGGAACGGACAAACGCGGCCCTGATGCGGTGAAGGACTTGCATTTTCCTGGTCTTCATCCGGAAGCGGCTAAGTGGCTGGTCGAAAACCGCAAGATCAGTGCTGTGGGGCTCGACACCCCCAGCATTGATTACGGCCAATCGGAGCTGTTCGAGAGTCATCGGGTCCTCTTCGATAAAAACATTCCGGCGTTCGAGAATGTAGCCAACCTGGAAAAGTTGCCGGCTAAAGGCGCCATAGTTTTTGCGCTGCCCATGAAAATTAAAGGGGGGAGCGGCGGCCCGTTGCGCATCGTTGCGCTTATTCCGGATGAGGCGAGGTAGAGCCGAGTTTTTTCTAGGTTAAGGATGTGCGATTTTCCTAGGAATGTTATGTTTTGTAGAGATTTCCCTTGACTTTTTTGTCTTTTTATACTATGAATAAATTCCCCAATCAATTAACCAAGAA
Coding sequences within:
- a CDS encoding cyclase family protein; translated protein: MGSIINILLILVLLFGIGCTKSGSFPSGRLIDLTHDFSSETVYWPTSEPFRLETVFSGVTDKGFFYSAYQFSTAEHGGTHIDAPVHFAEGRNTVDQIPLEKLMGPAVVIDVSSKALENRDYQISNEDFTAWESEHGNIPDNAIVLLHTGYGRYWPDRVKYMGTDKRGPDAVKDLHFPGLHPEAAKWLVENRKISAVGLDTPSIDYGQSELFESHRVLFDKNIPAFENVANLEKLPAKGAIVFALPMKIKGGSGGPLRIVALIPDEAR